One genomic segment of Paenibacillus sp. FSL H8-0332 includes these proteins:
- a CDS encoding MarR family transcriptional regulator has protein sequence MDKHSIETIELEMAVLFRRLTSITTFKKIGNLDRAAYLLLHHIASREGTAGIKVISDEFQLDISTVSRQAASLESKGYITRVPDPVDGRAYSLQITETGQASLEENRQVRQEMIEQLLKGWSEEEGHSFGELLQKFNATFLEEG, from the coding sequence ATGGACAAACATTCAATTGAGACAATAGAGCTGGAAATGGCGGTTCTGTTCCGCCGGCTCACTTCCATTACCACGTTCAAAAAAATCGGCAATCTGGATCGTGCGGCCTACCTGCTGCTGCATCACATTGCATCTCGTGAGGGAACTGCCGGGATAAAGGTAATCTCCGATGAGTTTCAGTTGGATATTTCTACGGTCAGCCGACAGGCTGCCTCACTGGAGAGCAAGGGGTATATCACCCGGGTACCGGACCCTGTGGACGGGCGGGCCTATTCGCTGCAGATTACGGAGACGGGCCAAGCGAGTCTGGAGGAGAACCGGCAGGTCCGGCAGGAGATGATCGAACAACTGCTAAAGGGCTGGTCGGAGGAGGAGGGGCATTCCTTCGGGGAGCTGCTGCAGAAGTTCAATGCAACTTTTCTGGAAGAGGGCTGA